Proteins encoded in a region of the Mesoflavibacter profundi genome:
- a CDS encoding aldose 1-epimerase family protein yields MFQLSNDLLNIKVKAEGAELCEISSVKNNRQFMWNADPKVWASFAPNLFPIIGSMKDDSYVFNGKTYHMPKHGFVRHSDEIKLIEQTKNSLTFSLKQNKQISEWFPFDFEFLLKYTLIENTLTLTHTVRNLGDSDMYFSIGGHPAFKCPLYDEESYTDYHLEFENPETAKSYLLNMDNGLVTDQTKPVFDIKNTINLKPDLFNEDALIFKDLSSRKAALVSKKYGEILNVSFPDFKYLGIWAKPNAPYVCIEPWLGIADHENTNQDITKKEGIIKLAANKTFTASYSIQIHNQHLE; encoded by the coding sequence ATGTTTCAATTATCAAACGACTTATTAAACATTAAAGTGAAAGCTGAAGGTGCTGAGCTTTGTGAGATTTCTTCAGTTAAAAATAACCGACAATTCATGTGGAATGCAGATCCAAAAGTTTGGGCTAGTTTCGCACCAAATTTATTTCCAATTATTGGATCTATGAAAGATGATAGTTATGTGTTTAACGGAAAAACCTATCATATGCCAAAGCATGGTTTTGTTAGACATAGTGATGAGATTAAACTAATAGAACAAACCAAAAACAGCTTAACGTTTAGCTTGAAACAAAACAAACAGATAAGCGAATGGTTTCCGTTTGATTTTGAATTTTTGTTGAAATACACACTTATAGAAAACACATTAACCTTAACGCATACCGTTAGAAATCTGGGCGATTCTGATATGTATTTTTCAATTGGTGGTCATCCTGCGTTTAAATGTCCTTTGTATGATGAAGAAAGTTACACTGATTATCATTTAGAATTTGAAAATCCTGAAACTGCAAAAAGTTACTTACTAAATATGGATAACGGTCTTGTTACAGACCAAACAAAACCAGTTTTTGATATTAAAAACACCATTAATTTAAAACCAGATTTATTTAATGAAGATGCTTTAATTTTTAAAGATTTAAGCTCTAGAAAAGCAGCTTTAGTAAGTAAAAAATACGGAGAAATTTTAAATGTTAGCTTTCCTGATTTTAAATATTTAGGGATTTGGGCAAAACCAAACGCGCCTTACGTATGTATAGAACCTTGGTTAGGCATTGCAGATCACGAAAACACCAACCAAGACATTACTAAAAAAGAAGGTATTATAAAATTAGCAGCAAATAAAACATTTACAGCAAGCTACAGCATACAAATACATAACCAGCATTTGGAATAA
- a CDS encoding sensor histidine kinase, protein MKLRTITKILILKTFKHLLFWSVVLLFFTYFFSAGSSNFKDTLMFSVFLMPTTIATTYVSIYKLIPDYLITKRYVLFTLYSVYTLIISLYLIMVSIFFSLIYLSNFEFNQMNPITRNIILVTSSVYLVVILVSAFKLLQLNLKSNKKTAVLESKILETQLKLKEQELNYLKMQIHPHFLFNTLNTMYGSALKKADETPEMILKLSNLLDYLLYQVDKPSVSLEDEINHIEDYISLEKMRFNDTLRIDFTKKIESKSITVAPMLFIPFVENSFKHGTLQNGVLDINLSIIATNNLIDFKLSNSSLNHDNKTFGIGLENIKKRLNLLYPNRHTLQIANLKSKFTVSLKINLNSTLKDE, encoded by the coding sequence TTGAAGTTACGTACAATTACTAAAATATTAATTTTAAAAACCTTTAAACACCTATTATTTTGGTCTGTTGTACTTCTGTTTTTTACCTATTTTTTTAGTGCTGGAAGTTCTAATTTTAAAGATACTTTAATGTTTAGTGTCTTTTTAATGCCAACAACAATTGCAACAACTTATGTATCTATTTATAAATTAATTCCTGATTATTTAATCACAAAACGGTATGTCTTATTTACATTATATAGTGTTTACACTCTAATTATTTCGTTGTATTTAATTATGGTTTCTATTTTTTTTAGTTTGATTTATTTATCAAATTTTGAATTTAATCAAATGAATCCAATTACTAGAAATATTATTTTAGTCACTTCTAGCGTCTATCTAGTCGTTATCTTGGTAAGTGCATTTAAACTATTACAGCTTAACCTAAAATCGAATAAAAAAACAGCAGTTTTAGAGTCTAAAATTTTAGAAACACAGTTAAAGCTAAAAGAACAAGAACTTAATTATCTAAAAATGCAAATTCATCCACATTTTTTGTTTAACACATTAAATACTATGTATGGCTCTGCTTTAAAAAAGGCAGACGAAACGCCGGAAATGATACTAAAACTGTCTAATCTTCTTGATTATTTACTATACCAAGTCGATAAACCATCTGTAAGTTTAGAAGACGAAATTAATCATATTGAAGATTATATTTCACTTGAAAAAATGCGATTTAATGATACTTTACGCATTGATTTCACAAAAAAAATTGAATCTAAATCTATAACTGTCGCACCAATGCTTTTTATTCCTTTTGTAGAAAATAGTTTTAAACATGGAACTCTACAAAATGGCGTTTTAGATATAAATTTATCCATAATTGCGACTAATAATTTAATAGATTTTAAATTGAGTAATAGTAGTTTAAATCATGACAATAAAACCTTTGGTATAGGATTAGAAAACATAAAAAAACGACTTAATTTACTTTATCCTAACAGGCATACGCTTCAAATTGCTAACTTAAAATCAAAATTTACGGTTAGCTTAAAAATTAATTTAAATTCAACATTAAAAGATGAGTAA
- the lpdA gene encoding dihydrolipoyl dehydrogenase — translation MSQYDVAIIGSGPGGYVAAIRCAQLGMKTALIEKYSTLGGTCLNVGCIPSKALLSSSHHYEEATKHFEEHGIEIPGEIKVNLEKMIARKQSVVDQTTGGIDFLMKKNNIDVYHGVGSFKDATHITIKGEKEEEIEAKHSIIATGSKPSNLPFINIDKERIITSTEALKLKEVPKHLIIIGGGVIGLELGQVYKRLGAEVTVVEYMDRILPTMDAGLSKELNKVFKKAKCNMMVSHKVQSVERNGDEVVVKAENKKGEVVEFKGDYCLVSVGRRPYTDGLNAEAAGVKLNDRGQVEVNDHLQTSASNIYAIGDVIKGAMLAHKAEEEGVFVAETLAGQKPHIDYNLIPGVVYTWPEVAAVGKTEEELKEAGTKYKVGQFPFRALGRARASGDIDGFVKILADETTDEVLGVHMIGARCADLIAEAVTAMEFRASAEDISRMSHAHPTFAEAIKEAALAATEDRALHV, via the coding sequence ATGAGTCAATACGATGTAGCAATAATAGGTTCTGGACCTGGTGGATATGTAGCTGCAATTAGATGTGCGCAATTAGGCATGAAAACTGCTTTAATAGAAAAATACTCAACTTTAGGTGGTACATGTTTAAATGTTGGATGTATTCCTAGTAAGGCATTATTAAGTTCTTCTCACCATTACGAAGAAGCTACAAAACATTTTGAAGAACACGGAATCGAGATTCCTGGAGAAATCAAAGTTAACCTAGAAAAAATGATTGCGCGTAAGCAATCTGTAGTAGACCAAACTACAGGCGGTATTGATTTTTTAATGAAAAAAAATAACATTGATGTTTACCATGGTGTAGGAAGTTTTAAAGACGCAACTCACATCACTATTAAAGGTGAAAAAGAAGAAGAAATTGAAGCTAAACACAGTATTATAGCAACAGGATCTAAACCTTCTAACTTACCATTTATTAACATTGATAAAGAGAGAATAATTACGTCTACTGAAGCTTTAAAACTTAAAGAAGTGCCTAAACACCTTATCATTATTGGTGGTGGCGTTATAGGTTTAGAGCTTGGACAGGTATACAAACGTCTTGGTGCAGAAGTAACAGTTGTAGAGTATATGGATCGTATCCTTCCAACAATGGATGCAGGATTATCTAAAGAGCTTAATAAAGTCTTTAAGAAAGCAAAATGCAACATGATGGTGTCTCACAAAGTACAATCTGTAGAGCGTAACGGTGATGAAGTTGTTGTAAAAGCTGAAAACAAAAAAGGCGAAGTTGTTGAGTTTAAAGGTGATTACTGTTTAGTATCAGTTGGTCGTCGTCCTTACACAGACGGACTTAATGCCGAAGCTGCAGGAGTAAAACTTAATGATAGAGGACAAGTAGAAGTAAACGATCACTTACAAACATCTGCAAGTAACATTTACGCAATTGGAGACGTAATAAAAGGAGCAATGTTAGCACATAAAGCAGAAGAAGAAGGTGTTTTTGTTGCCGAAACTTTAGCTGGACAAAAACCACATATTGACTATAACTTAATACCTGGTGTAGTTTACACTTGGCCTGAAGTTGCAGCAGTAGGAAAAACAGAAGAAGAACTTAAAGAAGCAGGAACCAAATACAAAGTTGGACAATTCCCGTTTAGAGCTTTAGGTCGTGCAAGAGCAAGTGGTGATATAGATGGATTTGTAAAAATCTTAGCAGACGAAACTACAGACGAAGTATTAGGTGTACACATGATTGGTGCACGTTGTGCAGACTTAATTGCAGAAGCAGTAACTGCTATGGAATTTAGAGCATCTGCCGAAGATATTTCGCGTATGTCTCATGCACATCCAACATTTGCAGAAGCTATCAAAGAAGCTGCTTTAGCAGCAACTGAAGATAGAGCTTTACATGTATAG
- a CDS encoding DUF2721 domain-containing protein: protein MNHLTLTTPALLFSAISLIMLAYTNRFLAYASVVRNLKEKFLQQKDDALLLQINNLRKRLYLTRSMQIFGISSLLLCVLTMFLVYINLQTIAVWIFGVALVLLIVSLGYLIKEIQISVDALNHHLDDIESHLSDKTKN from the coding sequence ATGAACCATCTTACTTTAACAACACCAGCTTTATTATTCTCTGCAATATCATTAATCATGTTGGCGTATACTAATAGATTTTTAGCTTATGCATCTGTGGTTAGAAACCTAAAAGAAAAGTTTTTACAGCAAAAAGACGATGCGCTTTTACTTCAAATTAATAATTTAAGAAAACGACTTTATCTAACACGATCAATGCAAATATTTGGTATTTCTAGTTTGTTACTTTGTGTGCTAACTATGTTTTTGGTATATATAAACTTGCAAACAATTGCAGTGTGGATTTTTGGCGTTGCGTTAGTATTGTTAATAGTTTCTTTAGGATATTTAATTAAAGAAATTCAAATTTCTGTAGATGCCTTAAATCATCATTTAGATGATATTGAAAGTCACTTATCAGATAAAACAAAGAATTAA
- a CDS encoding DEAD/DEAH box helicase, whose protein sequence is MTFQDLKLNTPLYNAIDDLGFTSPTPIQAEAFSIVASGKDVVGIAQTGTGKTYAYMLPILRNLKFSKQDNPRVLILVPTRELVVQVVDDIEKLAKYINVRVLGVYGGTNINTQKQAVAQGLDIIVATPGRLYDLAVSRALQLKSIQKLVIDEVDVMLDLGFRHQLINIFDILPERRQNIMFSATMTEDVDDLITDFFIAPERVSIAVSGTPLENIEQTKYSVPNYHTKKNLLIELLKDEEQYNKVLVFVSNKRMADRLFEDLDEFFKEELCVIHSNKTQNYRLRSIEQFREGVNRILVATDVMARGLDIDNISHVVNFDTPEYPENYMHRIGRTGRAEREGHALVFSTEKEQDALERIEKLMQMEINLVEIPETVSISEELIPEEREVIKERYNPTKRRRDEDAPGPAFHEKKEKNKKVNLGGSYKREIAKKYKKPKTRGDKNYNKRNKKRK, encoded by the coding sequence GTGACTTTTCAAGATTTAAAATTAAACACTCCATTATACAATGCAATTGACGATTTAGGCTTTACATCGCCTACGCCAATACAAGCAGAAGCTTTTAGTATTGTTGCAAGTGGTAAAGATGTGGTAGGAATTGCCCAAACAGGAACTGGTAAAACCTATGCTTACATGTTGCCTATCTTAAGAAATTTAAAATTTTCAAAACAAGATAATCCGCGTGTTTTAATTTTAGTTCCAACAAGAGAACTTGTAGTACAAGTGGTTGATGATATAGAAAAACTAGCCAAATACATCAATGTACGCGTGCTTGGTGTTTATGGTGGTACAAACATAAATACCCAAAAACAAGCTGTAGCACAAGGTTTAGATATTATTGTTGCAACACCTGGAAGATTATACGATTTAGCGGTTAGTAGAGCGTTACAGCTTAAATCTATCCAAAAATTAGTGATAGATGAAGTTGATGTGATGCTAGATTTAGGATTTAGACATCAATTAATCAATATTTTTGATATACTTCCAGAACGTAGACAAAACATCATGTTTTCTGCAACAATGACGGAAGATGTAGACGACTTAATTACCGACTTTTTTATAGCTCCAGAACGTGTTTCGATTGCAGTTTCTGGTACGCCTTTAGAAAATATTGAACAAACCAAATACAGCGTCCCAAATTATCATACAAAAAAGAATCTTTTAATCGAACTTTTAAAAGACGAAGAACAGTACAATAAAGTCTTAGTGTTTGTATCTAATAAACGTATGGCAGATCGGCTTTTTGAAGATTTAGATGAATTTTTTAAAGAAGAATTATGTGTCATTCACTCTAACAAAACGCAAAATTACAGGTTACGTAGTATTGAGCAATTTAGAGAAGGTGTTAACCGAATTTTAGTTGCAACAGATGTTATGGCACGTGGTTTAGATATTGATAATATTAGTCATGTTGTAAACTTTGACACGCCTGAATATCCAGAAAATTACATGCATCGTATTGGTAGAACTGGTCGTGCAGAACGCGAAGGTCATGCTTTAGTATTTTCTACAGAAAAAGAACAAGACGCATTAGAACGCATTGAGAAATTAATGCAAATGGAAATTAATTTAGTTGAAATACCAGAAACTGTTTCCATTTCTGAAGAATTAATTCCTGAAGAACGCGAAGTAATAAAAGAGCGTTACAATCCAACAAAACGCAGACGTGACGAAGATGCACCAGGACCAGCTTTTCATGAGAAAAAAGAAAAAAATAAAAAGGTTAATCTTGGTGGAAGTTACAAACGCGAAATCGCTAAAAAATATAAAAAACCTAAAACACGAGGTGATAAAAACTATAATAAACGTAATAAAAAACGTAAATAA
- a CDS encoding response regulator transcription factor: MKYSAIKELYHSIFNSYSKPSLETHIKKIIELDTFLPYSSTFFCVTNTQDLTFEYVSKNFKSCLGLDAKDLSAKGMRYFWSRMHPEDIEVWLTAMTNLMEFTMNEIPEDDRPKANYTWNYRIKNAKDNYVNIIQNTTPLAFDSDMKPIIGLAHYTVLDPKIKMQITATAKLLNKNNEYETIYYNNFSTKLLKDGISNRERDVIRLLLLDHSSKEISEKLNISSHTVDTHRRNILKKLKITSTGELKGLLKANNLFI; this comes from the coding sequence ATGAAGTATTCTGCTATTAAAGAATTGTATCATTCAATTTTCAACTCTTATTCAAAACCGTCTTTAGAGACTCACATAAAAAAAATTATAGAATTGGATACGTTTTTACCGTACAGTTCTACTTTTTTTTGCGTCACAAATACGCAAGACTTGACTTTTGAATATGTTAGCAAAAATTTTAAATCGTGTTTAGGATTAGACGCTAAAGATCTATCAGCAAAAGGTATGCGGTATTTTTGGAGTAGAATGCATCCTGAAGACATTGAAGTCTGGTTAACTGCTATGACAAATCTTATGGAATTTACAATGAATGAAATCCCGGAAGACGATAGACCTAAAGCAAATTACACATGGAATTATCGAATAAAAAATGCAAAAGACAACTATGTAAATATCATTCAAAACACGACACCATTAGCGTTTGATTCAGATATGAAGCCTATTATAGGATTAGCACATTACACCGTTTTAGATCCAAAAATAAAAATGCAAATTACTGCTACAGCAAAGCTTTTAAATAAGAATAACGAGTATGAAACCATTTATTATAATAACTTTTCTACTAAGCTATTAAAAGATGGCATTTCAAATAGAGAAAGAGATGTAATTAGGTTGTTATTATTGGATCATTCTAGCAAAGAGATTTCAGAAAAATTAAATATAAGTTCGCATACTGTTGATACACACAGACGAAACATTTTAAAAAAATTAAAAATTACATCTACTGGCGAATTAAAAGGTTTATTAAAAGCAAATAATTTATTTATTTAA
- a CDS encoding MotA/TolQ/ExbB proton channel family protein gives MTLLTIFNHHFLVANLFQEGGPLFMSLILIAFLTSLFFIIKGFIKLKSNATSTKEIKLAIDCSLLALVLGFLGSVLGLIQAFDSVEAMGNPDPSIFAGGLKISLLTATFGLFSFVVTRIGIFILRLANK, from the coding sequence ATGACTTTACTAACTATTTTTAATCATCATTTTTTAGTTGCTAATCTTTTTCAAGAAGGCGGACCGTTATTCATGTCTTTAATTCTAATTGCCTTTTTAACGTCTTTATTTTTTATTATTAAAGGATTTATAAAATTAAAATCAAATGCAACATCTACTAAAGAAATTAAATTAGCAATAGATTGTAGTTTGCTAGCTTTGGTTTTAGGTTTTCTGGGTTCGGTTTTAGGGCTTATTCAAGCGTTTGATAGTGTAGAGGCAATGGGTAATCCAGATCCATCTATATTTGCAGGCGGATTAAAAATATCTTTGTTAACTGCAACATTTGGATTGTTTTCTTTTGTTGTGACTAGAATAGGAATATTTATTTTAAGACTTGCTAATAAATAA
- a CDS encoding LytR/AlgR family response regulator transcription factor, with protein MSKPITCIIVDDENIARDVIASHLSKIDNINVVAQCKNAIQAFNYINNQAVDLIFLDINMPEISGIAFAKSINKNIKIIFTTAYRDYAVEGFNLQAVDYLLKPISFERLLQAVNRYFEVHTQQTEVKSLKSTANDFIFVRAERRMQKINFDEIIYIESLSDYIKIHLQNKIIVTRETISAIDAKLPQQDFLRIHRSYIVNLSKIESFTNEEITLKNTSLTISRSYKKEVLNRLERF; from the coding sequence ATGAGTAAGCCTATAACCTGTATCATAGTAGACGATGAAAATATAGCTAGAGACGTTATAGCATCTCATTTATCTAAAATTGATAATATAAACGTTGTTGCACAATGTAAAAATGCAATCCAAGCATTTAATTATATAAATAACCAAGCTGTAGATTTAATTTTTTTAGATATTAATATGCCCGAAATTTCAGGTATTGCTTTTGCAAAATCTATTAATAAAAACATTAAAATAATATTTACTACTGCCTATCGTGATTATGCTGTAGAAGGATTTAATCTTCAAGCTGTAGATTATTTATTAAAACCTATTTCTTTTGAAAGATTATTGCAAGCAGTTAATAGATATTTTGAAGTCCATACGCAACAAACAGAAGTAAAATCCTTAAAATCTACAGCTAACGATTTTATTTTTGTTAGAGCTGAAAGGCGAATGCAAAAAATTAATTTTGATGAAATTATCTACATCGAAAGTTTAAGCGATTACATAAAAATTCATCTTCAAAATAAAATTATAGTTACAAGAGAAACGATAAGTGCGATAGATGCTAAATTACCTCAGCAAGATTTTTTAAGAATTCATCGGTCTTATATAGTTAACTTATCTAAAATTGAATCTTTTACAAACGAAGAAATTACGCTTAAAAACACCTCTTTAACCATAAGTAGAAGTTATAAAAAAGAGGTTTTAAACCGACTAGAACGTTTTTAA